Below is a window of Alphaproteobacteria bacterium DNA.
GACTTTATCTCGGCGGGGCTGGCACTTACGTCGAGGTCGAGCAGCGCGTAAGCCTCCTCGACCGGGGCCGGGGGGCGTTTGCGCGGTTCCTGGGTGCCCGCCCGCTTGGCCCGCCCCGCCCCGAAGCCCGGAATGTCGCCCGAATCGAACCAGCGGCGCAGGGCTTCTTCCATCGCCGCGCGGTCCATGCGCTGGGCGCGCTTGGCCCCGCCCATGCCGAGCCCCAGGGGCCAGGTCGGGCGTCGGCCGATCGTATCGGCGCGCTTTTCTTGCTCCAACGTGGCCGCGTCGGCCCCTTTGTAGAAATCCCAGCTCGCGTTGTATTCGCGCACATGCTCCAGGCAGAACCAGTAATACGCGCCCAGCTGGCTGCGGTCCTTCGGCGCCCGGTATTCCCCCCGATTGGCGCAGCCCGGCCGGTCGCACGGCCGCGGGGGGGCGTGCGGGTCGATTTGAGGCCGGTCATAGGGGCGCGCGCGGGTTCTGGCCATGAACATCCAGTATGACGCTTGGGGCCCCCGCCCCACAAGCAATGCGCCGTAACCTTTGTCCCGTCCGAGAATTCCGTCGGAAAGTTTACGGAACCGGGCTGGAAGTGTATGATTAAGCGTCGGTTTTCCCCGGAGCCAACATGGCCAGCGAGTATCGCCTTATCTTCTTCGACCAGAACGAGCTGTGCCGTGCGCTGATCGAATATAACCGTCAGCGCAGAACCCCATTCCCGCCCGGGAATTTGAAGAAGGTCGTGATCGATCGGCATTCGCTGAATGTCACGATCCAAATCGACAAGGATGCGGGGCAATCCGCGACGGTCGCTTTCGACCCGTCGTCGGTCGCGGCGGCGCTGATCGTCTATTGCCGCGAGCGCAAGATCCCGCTGCCCGCCAAATCGGCCAAGGAAATGCGGCTGGTCGCGGATCGGCTGTGCTTCCTGATCCGCATCAAGGGCACGCCGTCGGAAGCGGCGATCGCCGTCGAATACACCGGCAAGATCGTCGCCAACGAAGCGGCGGCTTAGAACTTCGGCGGCGCCGAATTATCCGGAATTTCGCCCAGCGCGGCGCGATTCAACGAACACCCGCAAAACGGGCAGTCGCTGCCCTTGGCGATTTCGACCGCCTGTTGTTCGGCCACGCCGCGCCCTTCCAGTTCGGCCACCAACGCATCGAATTGCTGTTGATGGGCGCTGCGCGTTTCGCAGGCCGACAGCAACAGGCGCTGGCGCGGCACGTCCATTTCCTCGATCCGCAACGCGGCGGCGGGCGTGACCACGGCCGGAACGGCGGCGAGGCCCAAAACGCTGCGCAACAGGTGACGGCGGGTGTGTTGCATCGTCTTTTCTCCGTAGCCAACAGTTTAGCGCCGCGATTGCCGCTTGCCAAACGTCCCGCGCCCGCCGAATTGTTTCCGGTCATCCAATTGAAACACGACGGATAATCCGCCTTGCGCTTGGTCTTTGCCGCGTTGCTGATGGTGCTGGCCGCCCCCGCCGGGGCGTTGGGCCCGGTCCTGGGGCCGATCCCGGGCACCCCGGGCGTGCCGCCGGGCGGCGCGCTGAATTTCACCGTGCGCAAAGCGGGGGCAGATATCGGCGACTACGCGGTGCGCTTCGCCGAGCGCGACGGCGCGCTGGTCGTCGATATCGAAGCCAATATCCGCGTGCGCTTCGCCTTCGTGACCGTCTATCGCTACACCCAGCGCACGCGCGAGATTTGGCGCGACGGCGCGCTTCTATCACTCGACAGCGATGTCGACGACAACGGCACGCGATACAAAATCAGCGCGACGCAGCGCGACGGGCGCCTCGTCGTCGACGGGCATGCGGAGCAGCTCGACCTCGCCCCCGGCACGCTGCCGCTCAGCTATTGGAATTATCGGCTGATGCGCGAAAGCCGCGCTTTCGATCTGCAATGGGGATCGCTCGCCGATATCGAGGTCGTGGCGCGCGGCCCCGAAACGCGCGCGGTCGGCGGCGCGGTGGTGCCCGCGCGCCGCTACAATATGAAGGGTTTCGAGATAAAGCGCGGCGAGCGCCAAGAGAAACCCTGGCTCGACGTCGATACCTGGTACGCGCCCGACGGCCGCCTTGTCGGCATGGCTTTCCACTATCGCGGCTTCGATTTCGACTACGTGCTGCAGTGAACCACGCAGCACCGCCTTGCGTATCGAAAACATGACCCAAGGCCCCGTCTGGATCACCGGCGCTTCATCCGGCATTGGCCGCGCCCTCGCCTTGCGCCTGGCGCGCGACGGCCGGCAAGTGATCGCGTCCGCCCGCTCGACCGACGCACTCGCCAATCTCGCGCGCGAAAACGGCAATATCGTCGCCTGGCCGCTCGACGTGACCGATGCGGGCGCGTGCGAAAAGGCGGTCGCGGAAATCGAGGCCGCACACGGGCCCCTCGCCTTGGCCGTGCTCAACGCCGGCACACATAAGGCGACCCCGGCCACGGATTTCAGCGCCACCGATTTCCGCGCCCTCGTCGATATCAATCTGATGGGTACGGTCAATGCGCTGGCCCCGCTGCTGGCCCGGCGCACGAAGCATATCGCCGTGGTCGCGTCCGTCGCCGGTTATTCGGGTTTGCCCACCGCCGCCGGCTACGGCGCCACCAAAGCCGCACTCATCAATATGTGCGAAGCGCTGAAGCCCGAATGCGACGCGCTGGGCATCAAGCTGCAATTGGTCGATCCGGGTTTCGTCAAAACGCCGCTCACCGACAAGAACAACTTTCCGATGCCCTTCATCATGGAAGTCGACAACGCGGTCGAGGCGCTGGTGCGGGGCTTGGCGAGCGATCGTTTCGAGATCGTGTTTCCGCGCCGCTTCGCCCTGATCCTCAAATTCTTGCGTCTGCTGCCCTATCGGCTTTATTTCCCGTTGGTCCGCAAAGCCACCGGGAAATGACGAGCATGGAAATCGGCGCCGCGATCGACCGCTATGTGCGGTTCTACGAAACGATGACGCCCGACACGTTGCGCGACATCGAAAGCGTCGTCACGCAAGATGTGCGCTTCAAGGACCCGTTCAACGACGTGCGCGGATCGGCGGCGATGGCGGCGTGCCTGGCGCTGGCCTATCGCCATGGCGTGCCTCGTTTCGAGGTGCTGGATCGCGCGGCCGGCGAGCGGGCGGCTTATCTTCTCTGGCGCTATACCTCGACGCCGCATGGCGCTTCGCAGCCCGCCTGGGTGATCGACGGGATGAGCGAGGTTCGCTTCGCCGAAGACGGACGCGTGGCCGAACATATCGACCATTGGGATTCGGGCGAGCAATTCTATCGCCGCTTGCCGATCCTCGGCTGGCTGATCGGCCTCGTGCGCAAACGCCTCAGCCTGCCGAACGCTTGAACGCGATCGTCACCGACCCGATCTGGAAGCCCCAGCGATAGACGTAAGCGCGGTTGATCAACACGCCATCGGGTTGCAGGAACATCCAATCGTCGAAACGCACGCGCCAGCGCCCGTCGCCGACCTTCATGTTCAGGTAATAGCCGAAATTGAACGCGTTGCCCGCCGCGCGGCCCAGCGCCGCGCCGTCGGCATCTTCCGTGCGGCCTTCCCAGCTGTCGGGGCCGGTGCGCTTCAAACGCCAGACGCGACGGTCGGTCTCGCCGTCGGCATAGACGAATCGCTCGTCGAGTTCGAATTCGTCGCCCTTCCAGGCGCCCGTGATATCGACCGTGAATTCGCGGCGCAGCGTGCCGAAGCGATCCTCGAAGATCCCCCACGCCCGCGTTTGCCCCGCGAAATATTCCTCGATCTTCAACGCGGGTTGTTTGCCCGCGAAATCGTCGATCTTCATGCCCCCGCATCCCGTCAAAGATAGGGCCAGCAACAGCCCCGCGATCAATCGCTTCATATCCCCGGCCTCCGTAAGTCGATCGCGGCGCGCAATTTCGCGTGCGCCGCCGCGTCGAGGGGAAAGTTCCAAATCACCGCCACCGAAGCCGCTTTGAAGGCGATCGGCACGAAAGCATATAGAGCGGCCAGGACGAAAAGCCCGTCCCCCGTGCCGGAATTTCGCCGGTAGCCGGCGGCCTCCAGCACCGGGAACGCCAAGGCCGGACCGATCGCCAGGGCCGCCTTGGTCGCGACCGACCAGAGGGCGAAATACAGCCCGGTCCGTTCCGTCCCGCCCGTCGCGGTGTCGACATCGACCGCATCGGCCTGCATCGATACGGGCAGCGCCAGATCGGCGCCGTAGCACAAGCCCGTCGCCACGCAGATCGCCGCGAACCACGCCCCGTCGCCCGCCCCCAACAGGGGTACGGGCAGGAAGAACAGGCAATTCAAAATCATCGCCCGGCACCAGGCGCGATGCTTTCCGATGCGCTTGGCCTGCGCCGTCCAGAAGGGCACCGACGCCAAGCCGCAGACGAAATAAAGCACCAGGAACAGCCCCGCCTGGCCGCCAGCCCCCAGCACATCCTGCGCGAACAACAGGAACAGGGTCGGCGGCAAAGCGTTCGCCACCCCGTTGATCGAATAGGCGATCAACAAACGGCGGAACGGCGCATTGGCGCGCAGCAACGCCCAACCTTCGCGCCAGCCGGTTTTCTTTGCGGGCAAGGCGGCGGGCGGCTCGGGCACCAGTGCGAGCAACGCGACACCCGCCAGCGGCAATAAGACGAGATTGACCCAGAACAACGCTTGAAGGGCGGCTTCCTCCGGCGGGCGGCCGTCGGCCGAAATCAGGATCGACGGCAAGGCCGAGGCGAGCACCACGCCGATCACGGTCAGGCTTTCGCGCCACGCCGCCACGCGGTTGCGGCCGTGATACTCGGCGCAAAGCTCCGCCCCCCAGGCGAGATGCGGGATCTGCAACATCGACCAGCCGAGATAGACGGCGAGCAACCCGCCCAGCAGATAGACGAAGGCCGCATCTTGCGGCGGAAAGAACAGCGCGTAGCTCGCGACGAGAACGACGGGCAGTGCCGCCGCGAGCCAGGGCTTGCGCCGGCCCCAACGCGTGCGCGTGCGATCGGACAGAAAGCCGATCGCCGGATCGACGCCGATATCCCAAAAACGCGCAAGCAACAGCACGGTGCCGATCGCCGCGAGCGACATTCCCGTCGCACTCGCGTAATAGGCCGGCAGATAAACGAGCAGCGGCAAACCCAGCGTCGCCGCCGGCAAGGCGGGCGCCGCATACGCGATCAGGATTTTCCGGCTCGGCCCCCCGCCCGTCCTCAGGTCAAGGTCGGACAAGGGCGATCTGCGTCACGTCGGTCGCGCGCGAGCGGAACCCCGCCTCGCAATAGGCGAGATAGAATTCCCACATGCGCTTGAAGCGCCGGTCGAAGCCGAGCTTCTCGATCTCGTGCCAGCGCGCCTGGAAACGCTGGTTCCACTCGGCCAGCGTGCGCGCGTAGTCGAGACCGAAGAATTCCTGCCGGTCGAGCCGCAATCCCGCACGTTCGTACTCGCGTGCCAAGGCTTCGTTCGACGGCAACATCCCGCCGGGGAAGATGTAGCGCTGGATAAAATCCACGCCCGAGCGGTAGCTGTCGAAAAACCGGTCGGCGATGGTGATGATTTGCAACGCCGCGCGCCCGCCGGGTGCGAGCGCCTCGCGCAATTTGCCGAAATAAGCGGGCCAGTATTTCTCGCCCACCGCTTCGAACATCTCGATCGAGGCGATGCGATCGAAGCGCCCGTCGACGTCGCGATAATCGACGAAGCGCGCTTCCACGCGTTCGCCCAAGCCTTCGCGCTGCACCTTGGCTTGCGTATGGGCGAGCTGTTCCTTCGATACGGTGATCGCCGTCACCTTCGCCTGGAACTCGCGCGCCAGATACGTGGCGAAGCCGCCCCAGCCGCAGCCGATTTCCAGCACGCGCTGACCGGGCCTTATATCCAGCTTCTCCGCCATGCGCCGGAACTTCGTGTATTGCGCGGCTTCGAGATCGCCGGTCCCCGGCTCGAACACCGCCGAGGAATACGCCATCGTCGGATCGAGCCACTGGGTATAGAACGCGTTCCCCAGATCGTAGTGATAGGCGATGTTCTTCTTGGAACCGCTGCGCGTATTGGCGCGCAACGCATGCCACATGCGCCGCGCCCAATTGAGCGCGGGGGCGAGCGCGCTGGCCTTGCCGTAATGCAGCTCGTCGAACGCGGTTTCGTTGCGCGCGGCCAGTTCCAGCAATGCCGCCAGATCGGGCGAATCCCAATCGCCGTCCATATATGCTTCGGCGAAACCGACATTGCCGCCGAACAGCAAACGGCGCGCGGCGCGCGGATGGTTGAAGATCAGCGTCGCCGTGGGCCCGAGCTGCTTGCCTTCGAACACGCGCCGGCCGCCGCCGGGCAACACGATCTCCAAGCGGCCGACCGCGATGCGCGCGGCGGCCATCATCACCGCTTTCAGCGCGAAGCCCGGGGTGACGAAATCGGCTTGCGAGGTGTCATCCGCGCGCATGCCCCATGCTCCCTTGCGTGCCCTCCGGCGTTTCGACCGCCGTCGCGGGCGGCGCTGGCCGGGGATGGTATTTGGCGCCCTTGATCCACAGCTTGAGCGCTTCCCAATGAATCCCGACGATGACCTTGAGCGTCAAGAGGGGGTAGGCGAAGAAATTTTTCGCCAGCATCGCGTCGGTGAACGGGACGCGGGACGCCGTGTGCGTCGCAACCAGAAGCTCGCCTTCCGCAACGCTTTGACGAATCAGGATCGCCAGCCGTTCCTCGGGCTCGTCGACCCGGAAACGATAGGTCGCGCGCATGCCGATGAAGGGCGAGACATGGAAATTTTTCGAGGCACTTTGCAGCACCGGCGCACCCGGTTCGCGGGCCGGATCGACAGGGATCAGATAGCCGTGCTGTTCGCCGAACGTGTTCTTCACCTCGTAGAGGATGGCGCCCAGCGTATCGTCCGCGCGGCGGCAGAAATAGATCGTCAGCGGATTGAACGCGTACCCCAAAATGCGCGGGAAGCAATGGGCGTGAATCGTCGCCCCCGCCTCCGCCAGCCCCGCTTCGGCCAAACGCGCGCGCACCCAATCGCGCGCCGGGCCGCCGTCGCGCGCGCCATGATCGCGGTCGTGAAACGAAAACAACCCCGCGCGGTTATACGAAAACAGACGCAAACGCTTGTCGAGTTCGGGCAATTCGTCGAGATCGACGAGCATCGAAAACACGCGATAGGCGAAGCGATGGCGGAACGGCCGCAGCCGCGCATGCATCACTTGGCCGTTGTAAAGACAGGTTCGCGGCATCGCGCCCGCCTTTATTCCGCCGCCGCGCGGAACGGCGGCACCTCGGCGTCTTCGCGTGGCGCCCACGGGCGGCGCACGCCGAGCATTTCGGCCGCGTCCAGGCCGCTGCGCAAACCATCCTCGTGAAAGCCGTAGCCCGACCAAGCGCCCGCGAAGAGCAGGCCGCGCCGGTTCTGGATTTCGTGCAGGCGCGCTTGCGCCTTCAACGTCGGCGTATCGAAAGCCGGGTGCATGTACTCGAAGCCGGCCAGCACGGTCTCGGGACGGGGTGCTCGGATCGGATTGAGCGACACGAACAACGGCACGTCGCGATCGAGATTCTGGAGCTTGTTCATCCAATAGGTGACCGAGACATGCGCGTCGCCGCCGCTTTCGGCCAGATAATTCCAGCTGGCCCAGGCGAGTTTGCGCTTCGGCATCAGGCTTTCGTCCTGATGCAGGATCGCGAGATTGGGCTGGAACGCGAAACTGCCGAGGATCTCGCGTTCCGCCGCCGTCGGATTTTCGATCAGCCCCAAGGCTTCGTCGGCATGGCAGGCGAGCAGCACGCGATCATGGCGGCGCAAACCACCGGCCGCGTCACGGACCATGACGCCGCCGTCCGCCTCGACGCGCAAGCGCGCCGCACCGGGGGCGCGGATCATCGACCGGCCGATATCGGCCAGCAGCTTCGCCACGTATTCGCGCGAACCGCCGGAGACACTGCGCCATTGCGGCCGGTCGAGAAGCTGCAATAGCCCGTGATTGCGGAAAAAGGCGCAGAAGCTGCGCGCCGGAAATTCCAGCATCTGGGCGGGCGGGCAAGACCAGATCGCCGCCGCCATCGGGATCAAGTGATTGTCGACGAAGCCGCGGCAGTAACCGCGCTCGGCCAGGAATTCTCCCAGCGTGGGCCCGTGCGTGCCCGCGCACGCGATCGCCTGCCCGTCGCGGAAGAAGCGCAGCGTATCGCGCAGCATGCGCCAATGCGCGGGACGCAGAAAATTCGACGGCTGCGCGAACAAGCCGGTCCATGTGCCGCCGGAATATTCCAAGCGGCCGCGATCGACCGAGACCGCGAAGGACATGTTGGAGACTTCGCTTTTCACGCCCAGCGCGTCGAATAGCGCGATCAGATTGGGATAGGTGGCTTCGTTATAGACGATGAAGCCCGTATCGACCGGTACTTCGCGCGTGCGGCCACGCTTGTCTTTCGCCTTCGCGATGAAGGTATTCGCGTGGCCGCCGAAGCGGCTTTCCTTTTCGTAAAGCGTCACGCGATGGCGCTTGGACAGCAACCATGCCGCCCCCAAACCAGCGATACCCGAGCCGATAACGGCGACATCGAGCGGGCGCATCAGGCGGCCGCTTTCAAGGATTGGAACGCGGCCAACGCGCGTGCGCGCGCTTCGCCGTGATCGACGATCGGCTTGGGATAGGTCTTGCCGAGCGTCACCCCGGCTTGCGCCAGCACGTTCGCCGGTGCTTCCCACGGCGCGTAGAGATATTCAGTCGGCAGCTGGGCGAGTTCGGGCACGAAACGGCGCACGTATTTTCCTTCCGGGTCGAATTTCGC
It encodes the following:
- a CDS encoding nuclear transport factor 2 family protein — translated: MEIGAAIDRYVRFYETMTPDTLRDIESVVTQDVRFKDPFNDVRGSAAMAACLALAYRHGVPRFEVLDRAAGERAAYLLWRYTSTPHGASQPAWVIDGMSEVRFAEDGRVAEHIDHWDSGEQFYRRLPILGWLIGLVRKRLSLPNA
- a CDS encoding DUF1365 domain-containing protein; protein product: MPRTCLYNGQVMHARLRPFRHRFAYRVFSMLVDLDELPELDKRLRLFSYNRAGLFSFHDRDHGARDGGPARDWVRARLAEAGLAEAGATIHAHCFPRILGYAFNPLTIYFCRRADDTLGAILYEVKNTFGEQHGYLIPVDPAREPGAPVLQSASKNFHVSPFIGMRATYRFRVDEPEERLAILIRQSVAEGELLVATHTASRVPFTDAMLAKNFFAYPLLTLKVIVGIHWEALKLWIKGAKYHPRPAPPATAVETPEGTQGSMGHARG
- a CDS encoding MFS transporter, encoding MRTGGGPSRKILIAYAAPALPAATLGLPLLVYLPAYYASATGMSLAAIGTVLLLARFWDIGVDPAIGFLSDRTRTRWGRRKPWLAAALPVVLVASYALFFPPQDAAFVYLLGGLLAVYLGWSMLQIPHLAWGAELCAEYHGRNRVAAWRESLTVIGVVLASALPSILISADGRPPEEAALQALFWVNLVLLPLAGVALLALVPEPPAALPAKKTGWREGWALLRANAPFRRLLIAYSINGVANALPPTLFLLFAQDVLGAGGQAGLFLVLYFVCGLASVPFWTAQAKRIGKHRAWCRAMILNCLFFLPVPLLGAGDGAWFAAICVATGLCYGADLALPVSMQADAVDVDTATGGTERTGLYFALWSVATKAALAIGPALAFPVLEAAGYRRNSGTGDGLFVLAALYAFVPIAFKAASVAVIWNFPLDAAAHAKLRAAIDLRRPGI
- a CDS encoding SDR family NAD(P)-dependent oxidoreductase codes for the protein MTQGPVWITGASSGIGRALALRLARDGRQVIASARSTDALANLARENGNIVAWPLDVTDAGACEKAVAEIEAAHGPLALAVLNAGTHKATPATDFSATDFRALVDINLMGTVNALAPLLARRTKHIAVVASVAGYSGLPTAAGYGATKAALINMCEALKPECDALGIKLQLVDPGFVKTPLTDKNNFPMPFIMEVDNAVEALVRGLASDRFEIVFPRRFALILKFLRLLPYRLYFPLVRKATGK
- a CDS encoding DnaJ domain-containing protein, which produces MARTRARPYDRPQIDPHAPPRPCDRPGCANRGEYRAPKDRSQLGAYYWFCLEHVREYNASWDFYKGADAATLEQEKRADTIGRRPTWPLGLGMGGAKRAQRMDRAAMEEALRRWFDSGDIPGFGAGRAKRAGTQEPRKRPPAPVEEAYALLDLDVSASPAEIKSRYKELVKRHHPDANGGDKAAEERLKSINQAYTILKAQGAKPAADL
- a CDS encoding DUF3833 domain-containing protein; amino-acid sequence: MKRLIAGLLLALSLTGCGGMKIDDFAGKQPALKIEEYFAGQTRAWGIFEDRFGTLRREFTVDITGAWKGDEFELDERFVYADGETDRRVWRLKRTGPDSWEGRTEDADGAALGRAAGNAFNFGYYLNMKVGDGRWRVRFDDWMFLQPDGVLINRAYVYRWGFQIGSVTIAFKRSAG
- a CDS encoding class I SAM-dependent methyltransferase, which translates into the protein MAVGRLEIVLPGGGRRVFEGKQLGPTATLIFNHPRAARRLLFGGNVGFAEAYMDGDWDSPDLAALLELAARNETAFDELHYGKASALAPALNWARRMWHALRANTRSGSKKNIAYHYDLGNAFYTQWLDPTMAYSSAVFEPGTGDLEAAQYTKFRRMAEKLDIRPGQRVLEIGCGWGGFATYLAREFQAKVTAITVSKEQLAHTQAKVQREGLGERVEARFVDYRDVDGRFDRIASIEMFEAVGEKYWPAYFGKLREALAPGGRAALQIITIADRFFDSYRSGVDFIQRYIFPGGMLPSNEALAREYERAGLRLDRQEFFGLDYARTLAEWNQRFQARWHEIEKLGFDRRFKRMWEFYLAYCEAGFRSRATDVTQIALVRP
- a CDS encoding FAD-dependent oxidoreductase, with the protein product MRPLDVAVIGSGIAGLGAAWLLSKRHRVTLYEKESRFGGHANTFIAKAKDKRGRTREVPVDTGFIVYNEATYPNLIALFDALGVKSEVSNMSFAVSVDRGRLEYSGGTWTGLFAQPSNFLRPAHWRMLRDTLRFFRDGQAIACAGTHGPTLGEFLAERGYCRGFVDNHLIPMAAAIWSCPPAQMLEFPARSFCAFFRNHGLLQLLDRPQWRSVSGGSREYVAKLLADIGRSMIRAPGAARLRVEADGGVMVRDAAGGLRRHDRVLLACHADEALGLIENPTAAEREILGSFAFQPNLAILHQDESLMPKRKLAWASWNYLAESGGDAHVSVTYWMNKLQNLDRDVPLFVSLNPIRAPRPETVLAGFEYMHPAFDTPTLKAQARLHEIQNRRGLLFAGAWSGYGFHEDGLRSGLDAAEMLGVRRPWAPREDAEVPPFRAAAE